A genomic window from Lycium barbarum isolate Lr01 chromosome 4, ASM1917538v2, whole genome shotgun sequence includes:
- the LOC132638748 gene encoding beta-amyrin 11-oxidase-like isoform X2, with protein MVYDLAFFYTALAVGILTLYSILKRANGWYYTIKFSSKKYHIPPGDMGWPYVGNTLFYFTSFISDYPDSFLSYFLTRFGPGGMYKGYIFGKPSIIVTKPEITRKILMDEENLDRGMPNYMKRLVGLTTSIEEDKCIRRLTAPIKSHGFLSDAYFDHMNEVMKTSFEKWAAMEEPIKFLSEMKKPTFEVFMRILVGGEVDQELFDAVFKENNCIISGVCSLPINIPGFAYNKAIKARRALAKILQQILVERRKAMIAKDYKAMPKSNIIDMLLDDDDDEGKGLNDEKIIRMLILFSFAGYEPVALMATKAIMFLEKHPEFLQKAKEEQEDIVKRRSSSNVGLSFGEIRQMKYLSKGTPYPGDGSFLHWHGIFIWILIFMSNLRNLILQDGMILKLSQAPFFLFQWAPERAQDLTWPSLRFQ; from the exons ATGGTGTATGATTTAGCCTTCTTCTACACAGCTTTGGCAGTTGGGATTTTAACACTTTATAGTATACTAAAGAGAGCAAATGGGTGGTATTATACAATCAAATTTAGTTCAAAGAAATATCACATCCCTCCTGGTGATATGGGCTGGCCATATGTTGGCAACACACTTTTTTACTTCACAAGTTTCATAAGTGACTATCCAGACTCATTCTTGTCTTACTTTTTAACTAG gtttgGCCCGGGAGGAATGTACAAGGGATACATATTTGGGAAGCCAAGTATTATTGTCACAAAGCCCGAAATAACTAGGAAAATCTTGATGgatgaagaaaatcttgatagAGGTATGCCTAATTATATGAAAAGGCTAGTGGGACTAACAACTTCTATCGAAGAAGACAAGTGTATTCGTCGATTAACAGCTCCAATAAAAAGCCACGGATTTTTATCGGACGCCTATTTTGATCATATGAACGAAGTCATGAAAACTTCGTTCGAGAAATGGGCTGCCATGGAAGAGCCCATTAAGTTCTTATCTGAGATGAAAAAGCCTACATTTGAGGTGTTTATGAGAATTCTTGTAGGTGGTGAGGTTGATCAAGAATTATTTGATGCTGTGTTCAAGGAGAATAATTGCATAATTAGTGGTGTTTGCAGCTTGCCTATTAATATCCCCGGATTTGCTTACAATAAGGCAATCAAG GCTCGAAGAGCACTAGCTAAGATACTTCAACAGATATTAGTAGAAAGAAGAAAAGCCATGATAGCAAAGGATTATAAAGCAATGCCTAAGTCCAACATAATTGATATGTtgctagatgatgatgatgatgaaggcaAAGGATTAAATGATGAGAAGATCATCAGGATGCTAATTTTGTTTTCATTTGCTGGTTATGAACCGGTTGCTCTAATGGCTACAAAGGCAATTATGTTTTTGGAAAAACATCCCGAGTTCTTACAGAAAGCAAAA GAGGAGCAAGAGGATATAGTTAAGAGAAGATCATCTTCAAATGTTGGCCTTAGCTTTGGCGAGATTAGACAAATGAAGTATCTTAGTAAG GGTACACCATACCCAGGGGATGGAAGTTTTTTGCATTGGCATGGAATATTCATATGGATCCTGATATTTATGTCAAACCTGAGGAATTTAATCCTTCAAGATGGGAT GATCTTGAAACTAAGCCAGGCTCCCTTCTTCCTTTTTCAATGGGCCCCAGAGCGTGCCCAGGATCTAACTTGGCCAAGCTTGAGATTTCAGTAA
- the LOC132638748 gene encoding beta-amyrin 11-oxidase-like isoform X3, with protein sequence MVYDLAFFYTALAVGILTLYSILKRANGWYYTIKFSSKKYHIPPGDMGWPYVGNTLFYFTSFISDYPDSFLSYFLTRFGPGGMYKGYIFGKPSIIVTKPEITRKILMDEENLDRGGEVDQELFDAVFKENNCIISGVCSLPINIPGFAYNKAIKARRALAKILQQILVERRKAMIAKDYKAMPKSNIIDMLLDDDDDEGKGLNDEKIIRMLILFSFAGYEPVALMATKAIMFLEKHPEFLQKAKEEQEDIVKRRSSSNVGLSFGEIRQMKYLSKVINETLRIASNQTVFLKDTNTPYNINGYTIPRGWKFFALAWNIHMDPDIYVKPEEFNPSRWDDLETKPGSLLPFSMGPRACPGSNLAKLEISVILHYFLLYYRLEQVNPEIKTYPTENCLVRFKKLSV encoded by the exons ATGGTGTATGATTTAGCCTTCTTCTACACAGCTTTGGCAGTTGGGATTTTAACACTTTATAGTATACTAAAGAGAGCAAATGGGTGGTATTATACAATCAAATTTAGTTCAAAGAAATATCACATCCCTCCTGGTGATATGGGCTGGCCATATGTTGGCAACACACTTTTTTACTTCACAAGTTTCATAAGTGACTATCCAGACTCATTCTTGTCTTACTTTTTAACTAG gtttgGCCCGGGAGGAATGTACAAGGGATACATATTTGGGAAGCCAAGTATTATTGTCACAAAGCCCGAAATAACTAGGAAAATCTTGATGgatgaagaaaatcttgatagAG GTGGTGAGGTTGATCAAGAATTATTTGATGCTGTGTTCAAGGAGAATAATTGCATAATTAGTGGTGTTTGCAGCTTGCCTATTAATATCCCCGGATTTGCTTACAATAAGGCAATCAAG GCTCGAAGAGCACTAGCTAAGATACTTCAACAGATATTAGTAGAAAGAAGAAAAGCCATGATAGCAAAGGATTATAAAGCAATGCCTAAGTCCAACATAATTGATATGTtgctagatgatgatgatgatgaaggcaAAGGATTAAATGATGAGAAGATCATCAGGATGCTAATTTTGTTTTCATTTGCTGGTTATGAACCGGTTGCTCTAATGGCTACAAAGGCAATTATGTTTTTGGAAAAACATCCCGAGTTCTTACAGAAAGCAAAA GAGGAGCAAGAGGATATAGTTAAGAGAAGATCATCTTCAAATGTTGGCCTTAGCTTTGGCGAGATTAGACAAATGAAGTATCTTAGTAAG GTAATTAATGAAACACTGCGTATTGCTAGCAACCAGACAGTATTCCTTAAAGACACAAATACTCCTTATAACATAAATG GGTACACCATACCCAGGGGATGGAAGTTTTTTGCATTGGCATGGAATATTCATATGGATCCTGATATTTATGTCAAACCTGAGGAATTTAATCCTTCAAGATGGGAT GATCTTGAAACTAAGCCAGGCTCCCTTCTTCCTTTTTCAATGGGCCCCAGAGCGTGCCCAGGATCTAACTTGGCCAAGCTTGAGATTTCAGTAATTCTTCATTACTTTCTTCTTTACTACAG GCTTGAGCAGGTTAATCCAGAGATTAAGACTTATCCTACCGAAAATTGTCTTGTGAGATTCAAGAAGCTCTCAGTCTAG
- the LOC132638748 gene encoding beta-amyrin 11-oxidase-like isoform X1, whose amino-acid sequence MVYDLAFFYTALAVGILTLYSILKRANGWYYTIKFSSKKYHIPPGDMGWPYVGNTLFYFTSFISDYPDSFLSYFLTRFGPGGMYKGYIFGKPSIIVTKPEITRKILMDEENLDRGMPNYMKRLVGLTTSIEEDKCIRRLTAPIKSHGFLSDAYFDHMNEVMKTSFEKWAAMEEPIKFLSEMKKPTFEVFMRILVGGEVDQELFDAVFKENNCIISGVCSLPINIPGFAYNKAIKARRALAKILQQILVERRKAMIAKDYKAMPKSNIIDMLLDDDDDEGKGLNDEKIIRMLILFSFAGYEPVALMATKAIMFLEKHPEFLQKAKEEQEDIVKRRSSSNVGLSFGEIRQMKYLSKVINETLRIASNQTVFLKDTNTPYNINGYTIPRGWKFFALAWNIHMDPDIYVKPEEFNPSRWDDLETKPGSLLPFSMGPRACPGSNLAKLEISVILHYFLLYYRLEQVNPEIKTYPTENCLVRFKKLSV is encoded by the exons ATGGTGTATGATTTAGCCTTCTTCTACACAGCTTTGGCAGTTGGGATTTTAACACTTTATAGTATACTAAAGAGAGCAAATGGGTGGTATTATACAATCAAATTTAGTTCAAAGAAATATCACATCCCTCCTGGTGATATGGGCTGGCCATATGTTGGCAACACACTTTTTTACTTCACAAGTTTCATAAGTGACTATCCAGACTCATTCTTGTCTTACTTTTTAACTAG gtttgGCCCGGGAGGAATGTACAAGGGATACATATTTGGGAAGCCAAGTATTATTGTCACAAAGCCCGAAATAACTAGGAAAATCTTGATGgatgaagaaaatcttgatagAGGTATGCCTAATTATATGAAAAGGCTAGTGGGACTAACAACTTCTATCGAAGAAGACAAGTGTATTCGTCGATTAACAGCTCCAATAAAAAGCCACGGATTTTTATCGGACGCCTATTTTGATCATATGAACGAAGTCATGAAAACTTCGTTCGAGAAATGGGCTGCCATGGAAGAGCCCATTAAGTTCTTATCTGAGATGAAAAAGCCTACATTTGAGGTGTTTATGAGAATTCTTGTAGGTGGTGAGGTTGATCAAGAATTATTTGATGCTGTGTTCAAGGAGAATAATTGCATAATTAGTGGTGTTTGCAGCTTGCCTATTAATATCCCCGGATTTGCTTACAATAAGGCAATCAAG GCTCGAAGAGCACTAGCTAAGATACTTCAACAGATATTAGTAGAAAGAAGAAAAGCCATGATAGCAAAGGATTATAAAGCAATGCCTAAGTCCAACATAATTGATATGTtgctagatgatgatgatgatgaaggcaAAGGATTAAATGATGAGAAGATCATCAGGATGCTAATTTTGTTTTCATTTGCTGGTTATGAACCGGTTGCTCTAATGGCTACAAAGGCAATTATGTTTTTGGAAAAACATCCCGAGTTCTTACAGAAAGCAAAA GAGGAGCAAGAGGATATAGTTAAGAGAAGATCATCTTCAAATGTTGGCCTTAGCTTTGGCGAGATTAGACAAATGAAGTATCTTAGTAAG GTAATTAATGAAACACTGCGTATTGCTAGCAACCAGACAGTATTCCTTAAAGACACAAATACTCCTTATAACATAAATG GGTACACCATACCCAGGGGATGGAAGTTTTTTGCATTGGCATGGAATATTCATATGGATCCTGATATTTATGTCAAACCTGAGGAATTTAATCCTTCAAGATGGGAT GATCTTGAAACTAAGCCAGGCTCCCTTCTTCCTTTTTCAATGGGCCCCAGAGCGTGCCCAGGATCTAACTTGGCCAAGCTTGAGATTTCAGTAATTCTTCATTACTTTCTTCTTTACTACAG GCTTGAGCAGGTTAATCCAGAGATTAAGACTTATCCTACCGAAAATTGTCTTGTGAGATTCAAGAAGCTCTCAGTCTAG